A genome region from Maridesulfovibrio salexigens DSM 2638 includes the following:
- a CDS encoding glutamine synthetase family protein, giving the protein MTAPIFNCKNADDVLKAVRDYNISFVQFWFVDILGTLKSFQITPKELEASFEEGMGFDGSSILGFTRIEESDMIAIPDPTTFQLCSWRPTERPVARMFCDIQNPDGTPYEGDSRWVLKKTLDKAAERGYTYYVGPELEFFLFQDEKGTKIIDRGGYFDAPPLDLGNDVRRDIIFSLEQMGYDVEYSHHEVAPSQHEIDLRYAEGMRMADTAMTYRVIVKEVARKHGIYATFMPKPIFGENGSGMHVHQSLFKNGRNVFFDANDEYHLSPEGKSYIAGILKHAPEMTCVTNQWVNSYKRLVPGYEAPVYVSWARKNRSTLVRVPMYKPGKENATRMELRCPDPAANPYLCFAVMLQAGLKGIDEAYELPAPIEENIFAMDGPTLAEHGITALPGNLYEAAVAMKNSEVVKECLGEHIHSNLYRNKIKEWDHYRTQVTEYEISTYLPVL; this is encoded by the coding sequence GTGACTGCGCCAATTTTTAATTGCAAAAACGCCGATGACGTTCTGAAGGCTGTACGTGATTACAATATCAGTTTCGTACAGTTCTGGTTTGTAGACATTCTCGGAACGCTCAAGAGTTTTCAGATAACACCAAAGGAACTTGAAGCTTCCTTTGAGGAAGGTATGGGGTTTGACGGTTCTTCAATTCTCGGTTTTACCCGTATTGAAGAATCAGACATGATCGCCATTCCAGATCCCACCACTTTTCAGCTTTGCTCATGGCGTCCCACAGAACGCCCTGTAGCGCGTATGTTCTGCGACATTCAGAACCCTGACGGAACCCCTTATGAGGGAGACAGCCGCTGGGTACTTAAAAAGACTCTCGATAAGGCTGCCGAGCGCGGTTACACCTACTATGTAGGCCCCGAACTGGAATTTTTCCTCTTTCAGGATGAAAAAGGCACTAAGATCATCGACCGTGGCGGCTACTTTGACGCACCGCCTCTTGATCTCGGTAATGACGTACGCCGCGACATTATCTTCTCCCTTGAGCAGATGGGTTACGATGTAGAATACAGCCATCACGAGGTTGCACCCAGCCAGCACGAAATCGACCTGCGCTATGCAGAAGGTATGCGCATGGCTGATACTGCAATGACTTACCGGGTTATCGTCAAGGAAGTGGCCCGCAAGCATGGTATTTACGCTACCTTCATGCCCAAACCGATCTTCGGTGAAAACGGTTCCGGCATGCATGTGCACCAGTCTCTTTTCAAAAACGGCCGTAACGTCTTTTTCGATGCCAACGATGAATATCATCTCAGCCCGGAAGGAAAAAGCTACATTGCCGGTATCCTCAAGCATGCACCGGAAATGACCTGCGTTACCAACCAGTGGGTAAACTCCTACAAACGTCTGGTTCCCGGCTATGAGGCACCTGTGTACGTATCATGGGCCCGTAAGAACCGTTCTACACTGGTCAGGGTGCCCATGTATAAACCGGGTAAGGAAAACGCCACCAGAATGGAACTGCGCTGTCCGGACCCGGCCGCCAACCCCTATCTTTGCTTTGCAGTAATGCTGCAAGCCGGACTCAAGGGAATTGATGAAGCTTACGAATTACCGGCCCCTATCGAAGAGAACATCTTCGCTATGGATGGCCCCACCCTCGCTGAGCACGGTATTACCGCCCTTCCCGGCAACCTCTATGAAGCAGCAGTAGCCATGAAAAACAGTGAGGTTGTAAAGGAATGCCTTGGCGAACATATCCACAGCAACCTTTACAGAAACAAGATCAAGGAATGGGATCACTATCGTACTCAGGTAACCGAGTACGAGATATCGACCTATTTGCCTGTACTTTAG
- a CDS encoding helix-turn-helix domain-containing protein encodes MTAETFTHRELSSITGVSVTTVKSYRKKFPEFFFIVGHGKPLRFRKGADKLCLRIRDLFNKNLSVKQIRDKLLTEFESVKENRQLSETKQDSQVNNEEFEKLAKTTTQMMNGLAALVTAQAKAEQRLARMEKSLKELVQAQSESPAGTNELLQEIKEILASSGGLQQPERITAKKVVTIKKDNGQEESYSFDADSSAIEPDDEFLELPVVIHSDSGEFLGLPGKPGHPFTLQELVYLVSNNKIEGASKIWHKEGRDWVLAVKSAEGPLYELHFSMTKTPKGNIVSFFNRLDINSESRNHSEILAFFKEVRDLIDSI; translated from the coding sequence ATGACTGCCGAGACATTCACCCACCGGGAACTTTCCTCCATAACCGGAGTTTCAGTCACCACCGTCAAAAGTTATCGCAAAAAATTTCCTGAATTCTTTTTCATTGTCGGGCACGGTAAACCGCTGCGCTTCAGAAAAGGTGCTGACAAACTCTGCCTTAGAATTCGCGACCTCTTTAACAAAAACCTATCGGTAAAGCAGATTCGCGACAAACTTTTAACAGAATTTGAGTCAGTTAAAGAAAATCGTCAGTTATCGGAAACAAAACAGGATTCGCAAGTAAACAACGAAGAATTCGAAAAGCTGGCAAAGACTACCACCCAGATGATGAACGGACTTGCAGCGCTGGTTACAGCTCAGGCAAAAGCAGAACAACGTCTTGCCCGCATGGAAAAATCCTTAAAAGAACTGGTTCAGGCCCAGTCTGAATCCCCGGCAGGTACAAATGAACTGTTGCAGGAGATTAAAGAAATACTGGCCAGCTCCGGAGGGTTGCAACAGCCTGAAAGAATCACAGCAAAGAAAGTTGTGACCATCAAAAAAGATAACGGTCAGGAAGAATCATATTCTTTCGATGCTGACAGCTCAGCCATTGAACCTGATGATGAATTTCTTGAACTCCCGGTAGTCATCCACTCTGACAGTGGTGAATTTCTCGGTCTGCCCGGAAAACCGGGGCATCCTTTCACATTGCAGGAACTGGTATATCTGGTCAGCAACAATAAAATCGAAGGGGCTTCCAAAATCTGGCACAAAGAAGGACGGGACTGGGTTCTGGCAGTTAAGTCTGCTGAAGGACCACTTTACGAGCTCCATTTCAGTATGACCAAAACACCTAAGGGAAATATTGTATCTTTCTTTAACAGATTGGATATCAATTCTGAATCTCGCAACCATTCTGAGATACTTGCTTTCTTCAAGGAAGTTCGGGACCTGATTGATTCAATCTGA
- the hisG gene encoding ATP phosphoribosyltransferase: protein MSNQLKIGLPKGSLQDSTIKLFAKSGWKINLHHRNYFPDVNDDELNISMCRVQEISRYIEDGILDCGLAGRDWVLENKSDVVEISSLVYSKVSNRPARWILAVAGDSPYRTPEDLAGKKIATELLGATKEYFESKNIDVDVFYSWGATEAKVVEGLCDAIVEVTETGTTIKAHGLRVIDEVMSTNTVFIVNKDAWNDPWKRKKIENINLLLQGALRAEKMVGLKMNMPKASLEKAMKVMPSLNSPTVSDLSDPEWVSVEIMVEEVVVRELIPELIDMGAEGIIEYPLNKVI, encoded by the coding sequence ATGTCCAATCAACTCAAAATAGGACTGCCCAAAGGTTCCCTGCAGGATTCAACAATCAAACTCTTTGCCAAGTCCGGCTGGAAAATCAACCTGCACCACAGAAACTATTTTCCTGACGTAAACGATGATGAGCTAAATATATCCATGTGCCGTGTACAGGAAATTTCACGTTACATCGAAGATGGAATTCTGGACTGCGGACTTGCCGGAAGAGACTGGGTTCTTGAAAACAAATCCGACGTTGTTGAAATATCAAGTCTCGTTTATTCCAAAGTCAGCAACCGACCTGCCCGTTGGATTCTGGCTGTAGCCGGAGACTCTCCCTACAGAACCCCCGAAGATCTTGCCGGTAAAAAAATTGCCACCGAGCTTCTCGGAGCCACCAAAGAATATTTTGAATCAAAAAATATCGATGTAGACGTTTTCTACTCCTGGGGTGCCACTGAAGCAAAAGTAGTCGAAGGTCTCTGCGACGCTATTGTCGAAGTTACTGAAACAGGCACTACCATCAAGGCACACGGACTGCGTGTAATTGACGAAGTCATGTCCACCAACACCGTTTTCATCGTCAACAAAGATGCATGGAATGATCCTTGGAAACGCAAGAAGATCGAAAACATCAACCTGCTGCTCCAAGGTGCGCTGCGGGCTGAAAAGATGGTCGGCCTGAAAATGAACATGCCCAAGGCTTCCCTTGAAAAGGCCATGAAAGTAATGCCAAGCCTGAACTCACCCACTGTATCCGACCTTTCCGATCCCGAATGGGTATCTGTTGAAATTATGGTTGAAGAAGTGGTCGTGCGTGAACTCATCCCCGAACTCATCGATATGGGCGCGGAAGGAATCATCGAATACCCGCTGAATAAAGTTATCTAA
- the hisI gene encoding phosphoribosyl-AMP cyclohydrolase, protein MIKPDFEKMNGLVPAIAQDAETGEVLMMAYMNEEAWNKTLETGDAHYWSRSRNTLWHKGGTSGHVQKIKSIKIDCDEDTLVLLVDQIGGAACHKGYRSCFYREIKDGEVIECSPIVFDPKEVYK, encoded by the coding sequence ATGATCAAGCCCGACTTTGAAAAAATGAACGGTCTGGTACCGGCCATCGCACAGGATGCTGAAACAGGCGAAGTCCTGATGATGGCTTACATGAATGAAGAAGCATGGAATAAGACGCTTGAAACCGGTGATGCCCATTACTGGAGCAGAAGCCGCAACACCCTCTGGCATAAAGGCGGAACATCCGGTCATGTGCAAAAAATCAAATCCATCAAAATTGATTGCGATGAGGACACCCTCGTCCTGCTCGTAGACCAGATCGGCGGCGCAGCCTGTCACAAAGGATACAGAAGCTGTTTTTATCGTGAAATTAAGGATGGCGAAGTAATAGAATGCTCGCCCATAGTTTTTGACCCCAAGGAGGTATACAAATAA
- a CDS encoding Fur family transcriptional regulator, with protein MKSAQDIFTEYLTRQRLKMTPQRRTILEVFLAEEGHISSEELYNLVRTEDSSIGQATVYRTLKLLADSGIAKSVDFNDGVIRYEHKYGHEHHDHLVCERCGKTIEAVDNEIEHLQEELARKYGFELTHHEMYLFGVCKECQGKSEK; from the coding sequence ATGAAATCAGCACAAGATATATTTACAGAATATCTGACCCGTCAGAGACTTAAAATGACCCCCCAGCGTAGAACAATTCTGGAAGTGTTCCTTGCTGAGGAAGGTCATATCTCTTCAGAAGAACTGTACAACCTTGTCCGTACAGAAGACTCATCCATCGGACAGGCCACTGTTTACCGTACCCTTAAACTGCTTGCTGATTCCGGCATTGCCAAATCCGTCGATTTCAACGACGGAGTAATCCGCTATGAGCATAAGTACGGTCATGAGCATCATGACCATCTTGTGTGCGAGCGTTGCGGTAAGACTATCGAAGCAGTAGATAACGAAATCGAACATCTTCAGGAAGAACTCGCCAGAAAATATGGCTTTGAACTTACCCATCATGAGATGTATCTTTTCGGCGTCTGCAAGGAGTGCCAGGGAAAAAGCGAGAAATAA
- the nhaA gene encoding Na+/H+ antiporter NhaA → MSKAQVVSRDSEPRIDKMLQPFYEFVKIESSGGMVLILATIIALIWANSPWGYLYEAFKNMPLTVGAGDFVLSKPAILWINDGLMAVFFFLVGLEIKREILVGELNSFRQASLPIFAAIGGMVVPALVYVLFNIGTPSADGWGIPMATDIAFSLGVLSMLGDRVPLSLKVFLTAVAIVDDIGAILVIAIFYSSGISLWIIGLGMLFFVCMLVLNRIGVRHPLPYLFFGCLMWLAFLKSGVHATVAGVLAAMTIPASTRICCTDFLVSMRNHLTEYEMGGDNNRVTLSNKQMLSALGDMNRDVLMASPPLKRIEHNLHYWVAFGIMPVFALANAGINFSGEGGGIDLFHPVTLGIFFGLIVGKVIGICFASWLAIKIGIAEMPKTLVPGHFVGAALLAGIGFTMSIFITTLAWDTASPFIVDAKFSILAASVVAGILGYLVLRNCPVILGCKK, encoded by the coding sequence ATGAGCAAAGCACAAGTTGTGAGTAGAGATAGTGAGCCAAGAATTGATAAAATGCTTCAGCCTTTTTATGAGTTCGTTAAGATTGAATCATCCGGCGGAATGGTACTGATCTTGGCAACAATTATTGCCTTGATCTGGGCAAACTCTCCCTGGGGCTACTTGTATGAAGCCTTCAAAAATATGCCGCTTACTGTCGGGGCTGGTGATTTTGTTCTTTCCAAGCCGGCTATCCTCTGGATTAATGACGGCTTGATGGCTGTTTTTTTCTTTCTGGTAGGCCTTGAGATCAAACGTGAAATTCTAGTCGGTGAGCTTAATTCATTCAGACAGGCTTCATTGCCGATTTTTGCTGCTATTGGCGGGATGGTTGTTCCGGCCCTTGTGTATGTTTTATTCAATATAGGAACTCCTTCAGCTGATGGTTGGGGTATTCCCATGGCTACGGATATCGCCTTTTCTCTTGGGGTGCTTTCCATGCTCGGGGACCGTGTTCCACTGAGCCTTAAGGTTTTTCTTACAGCAGTAGCTATTGTTGATGATATCGGCGCAATCCTAGTCATCGCTATTTTTTATTCTTCCGGCATATCACTTTGGATCATCGGCCTGGGTATGCTTTTTTTCGTGTGTATGCTTGTGCTGAACCGCATCGGAGTGCGTCATCCGCTTCCTTATCTGTTTTTCGGCTGTCTCATGTGGCTGGCATTTCTTAAAAGCGGAGTGCATGCTACTGTGGCCGGAGTTTTAGCTGCTATGACTATTCCTGCCTCCACAAGAATTTGCTGCACTGATTTTCTGGTTAGCATGCGTAATCATCTCACTGAATATGAAATGGGTGGCGATAATAACAGAGTAACCCTGTCCAATAAGCAAATGCTTTCGGCTCTCGGTGATATGAACAGGGATGTGCTAATGGCCAGCCCTCCGCTCAAGAGGATTGAGCATAACCTGCACTATTGGGTAGCTTTCGGAATTATGCCGGTTTTTGCTCTTGCTAATGCAGGGATAAATTTTAGCGGAGAAGGCGGAGGTATTGACCTCTTTCATCCGGTAACTCTCGGTATCTTTTTCGGTTTGATTGTCGGGAAAGTTATAGGAATCTGTTTTGCCAGCTGGCTGGCCATAAAAATTGGAATTGCCGAAATGCCAAAAACCCTTGTTCCCGGACATTTTGTCGGGGCGGCATTGCTGGCCGGGATAGGCTTTACCATGTCTATTTTTATTACCACCCTTGCATGGGATACCGCGTCACCTTTCATTGTTGATGCCAAGTTCAGCATTCTTGCGGCATCCGTTGTCGCCGGGATATTGGGATATTTAGTATTGAGGAATTGTCCCGTTATTCTTGGGTGTAAAAAATAG
- a CDS encoding PAS domain S-box protein, whose protein sequence is MRETKIVFFKYIAVVLGLFLALDIFIQYQLYQRYRNDQKLSVYHQTAAIRAQLEKEVNSNLLLIQGLADYVSFHPDFSISELESYCQGMLFRSNLIMNIGVAPDYIIKYVYPLDDNESILGLDYRFSPELWDKVKEVHDTGKMVIAGPLDLVQGGRGLVGRAPVFVRSNEYFWGVVSAVIDLNQLLVNAGLSDLPNLDVAIRSVDAEGVDDAVFYGDPKLFDSDNSPVSMQVILSSGSWKIAAIPAGGWGIIPPGSIILHAILFLLALTICFTIYKIITKNAEVEMVKTNLSEAQAIAHLGNWSLDLLTGKIWWSNEIYQIFGLVKGEYAPSKRIFFSELVHNKDRKFVRDTYIESMNSGEPYSLDHRIVRPDGDVRYVSSRGRFSYDVNGKPIRAYGTVHDITDRKLIEEELRESKIRFDHVTEKLSSKFVFFSHTIDGEFIRLSKGFTHLGYGSPEGGIGRSWTELFDFAPESLIIAEKNNARIISGKVESTEYEVEFTTPDGQDRCVSVYAYLAYDFELEKNVVEGVVLDITDRKAWEERLKILTRAIENAPVSVVITDTKGAITYVNPYFCKQTGYSKKEVIGGNPNILRSGEHDDSFYQDMWETLVHGRTWRGEIVNKKKDGSFYWELASISPVYNEKGEVVSYVAVKDNINDQKELERLKADVDLIMRHDLKTPLNGIIGLPGLLRMDDNLTEQQHKLLKTIENSGKKMLHMIEMSLDMFKMETGKYEYYPLQIDIISVAKQVIDHCRSSISAQKVQVELVASGNANLDENLFVWGEERLIYSLLSGLLTNAIEASPSGEKIIVEFKQDDNTLISIKNIGVVPESIRERFFHKYVTHGKASGTGLGTYSAKLMADAMHYDIKMQTNDERNETVVGFEIPKERPE, encoded by the coding sequence ATGCGCGAAACTAAGATTGTTTTTTTCAAGTATATCGCTGTGGTACTCGGCTTGTTTCTGGCACTGGATATTTTTATTCAGTACCAGTTGTATCAACGGTACAGGAATGATCAGAAGTTGTCTGTTTACCATCAGACGGCAGCGATACGTGCTCAGCTAGAGAAAGAAGTAAACAGCAATCTTTTGTTGATTCAGGGCTTGGCTGACTATGTTTCTTTCCATCCTGATTTTAGCATCAGTGAATTGGAGAGTTATTGTCAGGGAATGCTTTTCCGCTCAAATTTGATAATGAACATCGGCGTAGCCCCTGATTATATTATCAAATACGTGTATCCGCTCGATGACAATGAATCTATACTCGGTTTGGATTACAGGTTCTCCCCTGAGTTGTGGGATAAGGTTAAAGAGGTCCACGATACAGGTAAAATGGTAATCGCCGGACCATTGGACCTTGTTCAGGGGGGGAGAGGCTTGGTCGGCCGTGCTCCAGTGTTTGTGCGTTCTAATGAATACTTCTGGGGAGTTGTTTCAGCGGTTATAGATTTGAATCAGCTTTTGGTTAATGCCGGATTATCAGATCTTCCGAATCTTGATGTCGCTATTCGCAGTGTTGATGCCGAAGGTGTTGATGATGCTGTATTTTACGGTGATCCGAAGCTGTTCGATTCTGATAACAGTCCTGTTAGCATGCAGGTAATTCTTTCATCAGGATCTTGGAAGATAGCCGCAATACCCGCAGGAGGGTGGGGTATAATTCCTCCCGGATCAATCATTCTGCATGCGATTTTATTTCTGCTTGCCCTTACTATTTGTTTCACCATCTACAAAATTATTACCAAAAATGCTGAGGTTGAAATGGTTAAAACCAACCTCAGTGAAGCTCAGGCCATTGCCCATCTTGGTAATTGGTCTTTGGATTTACTGACAGGAAAAATTTGGTGGTCAAATGAAATATACCAAATTTTTGGATTGGTTAAGGGCGAATATGCTCCTTCAAAGAGAATCTTTTTCAGCGAGCTGGTTCATAATAAGGATCGAAAGTTTGTCCGTGATACCTACATTGAATCTATGAACAGCGGCGAACCATATTCGTTGGATCATAGGATAGTGCGCCCTGACGGCGATGTTCGTTATGTGTCATCGCGTGGCAGATTTAGTTATGATGTTAATGGTAAACCGATCCGTGCGTATGGAACAGTTCATGATATTACTGATCGTAAATTAATTGAAGAAGAACTCAGAGAGAGTAAAATCCGCTTTGACCATGTTACTGAGAAATTAAGTAGTAAGTTTGTTTTCTTTTCTCATACTATTGATGGTGAATTTATTCGTTTAAGTAAGGGATTTACCCATCTTGGGTATGGTTCTCCCGAAGGAGGGATTGGTAGAAGCTGGACTGAACTTTTTGATTTTGCACCGGAATCTCTCATAATAGCTGAAAAGAATAATGCCCGTATAATTTCTGGTAAGGTTGAATCAACCGAATATGAAGTGGAATTTACTACTCCTGATGGACAGGATCGATGTGTGTCTGTCTATGCGTATCTGGCTTATGATTTTGAGCTTGAAAAGAATGTTGTTGAGGGAGTTGTTCTGGATATTACCGATAGGAAAGCTTGGGAAGAAAGGTTGAAAATTTTGACTCGGGCAATTGAGAATGCCCCAGTGTCAGTAGTCATCACCGATACTAAGGGGGCGATTACTTATGTTAATCCATATTTTTGCAAGCAGACCGGATATTCAAAAAAAGAAGTCATAGGTGGTAATCCGAATATTTTAAGATCCGGTGAGCATGACGATTCATTTTACCAGGATATGTGGGAAACTTTAGTTCATGGCCGGACTTGGCGCGGAGAGATTGTAAATAAAAAGAAAGACGGTTCATTTTACTGGGAATTAGCATCCATTTCACCTGTTTATAATGAAAAAGGTGAAGTTGTAAGTTACGTTGCGGTAAAGGATAATATCAACGATCAGAAAGAGCTTGAGCGTCTCAAGGCTGATGTTGATCTGATCATGAGACATGATTTGAAAACACCGCTAAACGGTATTATCGGTCTTCCGGGATTGTTGCGTATGGATGATAATCTCACAGAGCAGCAACATAAATTACTTAAGACTATAGAAAATTCCGGTAAGAAGATGCTCCATATGATTGAAATGTCGTTGGACATGTTTAAAATGGAAACCGGAAAATATGAATATTATCCCCTGCAAATTGATATAATAAGTGTAGCAAAGCAGGTTATTGATCATTGCCGTTCAAGTATTTCAGCTCAAAAAGTACAAGTGGAATTGGTTGCTTCAGGGAATGCAAATCTTGATGAAAATCTATTTGTCTGGGGTGAGGAAAGATTGATTTATTCCTTACTTTCCGGGTTATTAACAAATGCTATTGAGGCTTCTCCTTCTGGAGAAAAAATAATTGTTGAGTTTAAGCAGGATGATAATACCCTAATCTCCATTAAGAATATCGGGGTTGTTCCTGAATCTATCAGGGAAAGATTTTTCCATAAGTATGTGACCCATGGTAAAGCCAGCGGTACCGGACTTGGAACATATTCGGCAAAGCTTATGGCTGATGCCATGCATTATGATATAAAAATGCAAACCAATGATGAGCGCAATGAAACAGTAGTAGGTTTCGAAATCCCAAAAGAAAGACCTGAATAA
- a CDS encoding HD-GYP domain-containing protein: MECRRKILVVDDEPHNIMLLEGILTKLGHEVVGAENAVVALEKLDRTYDLVLSDVMMPVMNGFEFVEKIRENTETQDIPVIMVTTLSQKGDRLKAVEIGANDFITKPIDIVELRVRTESMLRQKAQQDEIKSFESDLNELVESRTLELREALSKLDEAHVETIHHLCAAAEYKDEETADHLVRMAEYSRILAEKSGLDVDTVQLIHTSSPMHDIGKIGIPDSILLKPGKLTAEEWEVMKSHAVIGGNILSMGSSEYINMGSVIALSHHEKWDGSGYPSGLSGEDIPLPGRICAVADVFDALTSKRPYKEPFSVEKSLEIMKEGRGIHFDPKLIDLFFENIEQILYIKESCAD, encoded by the coding sequence ATGGAGTGCAGAAGAAAAATATTAGTAGTTGATGACGAGCCGCATAACATTATGTTGCTGGAAGGTATCTTGACCAAACTGGGGCATGAAGTTGTGGGAGCCGAGAATGCTGTGGTTGCGCTTGAAAAGTTGGACCGCACTTATGATCTTGTGCTCAGTGACGTAATGATGCCGGTAATGAACGGCTTTGAATTTGTTGAAAAGATCAGGGAGAATACTGAAACTCAGGATATTCCGGTCATTATGGTAACAACCCTCTCTCAAAAGGGCGACCGCCTAAAAGCTGTTGAGATCGGGGCCAATGATTTTATAACCAAGCCTATTGATATTGTAGAGCTTAGGGTCCGTACCGAATCCATGCTGCGTCAAAAAGCACAGCAGGATGAAATTAAATCTTTCGAGTCTGATCTTAATGAGCTGGTGGAAAGCCGTACTCTTGAATTGCGTGAAGCTTTGTCCAAGCTTGATGAAGCGCATGTTGAGACCATTCATCATCTTTGTGCGGCCGCTGAATATAAGGATGAAGAAACAGCGGACCATCTGGTCAGGATGGCTGAATACAGCCGTATTTTAGCAGAAAAAAGCGGTCTTGATGTTGATACAGTACAATTGATTCATACCAGCAGTCCCATGCATGATATAGGTAAGATCGGAATACCGGACAGCATTCTTCTTAAGCCGGGTAAGCTTACTGCTGAAGAATGGGAAGTGATGAAAAGCCATGCCGTTATCGGCGGTAATATCCTTTCCATGGGTAGTTCAGAATATATAAATATGGGTTCTGTTATTGCCCTGAGCCACCATGAAAAATGGGATGGTTCCGGCTATCCTTCAGGACTTTCCGGCGAAGATATTCCGTTACCGGGTAGGATTTGCGCAGTTGCGGACGTCTTTGATGCTTTGACCAGTAAACGCCCCTATAAGGAGCCTTTTTCCGTTGAGAAGTCGCTTGAAATTATGAAAGAGGGGCGCGGTATTCATTTTGATCCAAAGCTTATTGATTTGTTTTTCGAAAATATTGAACAAATACTGTATATTAAAGAAAGTTGTGCTGATTAG
- a CDS encoding TetR/AcrR family transcriptional regulator, whose product MKQRILDAARELFVKDGFDNVSMRKIAAKIDYSPAALYRYFKNKEDLLLSLKQEGMEKFGRMQMHLPEIEDPFQRLREGGRIYLDFACAEPEYYELLFNRRPPSFADPEKWIGKPHRNFMNFKDTVRQCIETGVLGDVSVDIAVASLWSSVHGLACLVSTGRLQNSMPEIDMDTVFDQVLDFITIPQRERARQGLKDEN is encoded by the coding sequence ATGAAGCAGAGAATCCTTGATGCAGCAAGAGAGCTGTTCGTTAAGGATGGTTTTGATAATGTTTCCATGCGCAAGATTGCGGCTAAAATTGATTATAGTCCGGCAGCTCTTTATCGATATTTCAAGAACAAGGAAGACCTTCTTTTGTCACTGAAACAGGAAGGGATGGAAAAATTCGGGCGAATGCAAATGCATCTGCCGGAAATAGAAGACCCTTTTCAGCGTTTACGGGAGGGCGGGCGCATCTATCTGGATTTTGCCTGTGCCGAACCGGAATATTATGAGTTACTTTTCAATAGAAGACCGCCTTCATTTGCTGATCCTGAAAAATGGATTGGAAAACCGCACCGCAATTTTATGAATTTTAAGGACACAGTCCGCCAATGTATTGAAACCGGTGTGCTGGGCGATGTATCGGTTGATATTGCTGTGGCTTCATTATGGTCGTCAGTCCATGGTTTGGCCTGTCTTGTTTCAACCGGAAGGTTGCAGAACAGCATGCCGGAGATTGATATGGATACTGTTTTCGATCAGGTCCTTGATTTTATTACTATTCCGCAAAGAGAGCGGGCTAGACAGGGGTTGAAAGATGAAAACTAG
- a CDS encoding efflux RND transporter periplasmic adaptor subunit produces MKTRTKLIGKAAVYLLFMQIALISHMLPNAFASSAEIFKAGQASRVVTLIGFTRPRVAMTLVSEESAVCTKVYSDVGDTIGESGRFAELDPTFIKLEIAQLQADLKRLRSDLTYYDKEAKRYIKLVKKNTAAQSELDLHIRNFESAEALLRSTQLKLNVDREHLRRYTLRGPAGWRVIKRYIEPGEWVNKGEKVAELGNFKTLLVPYALTIPELKKIRKSDNLTLKLPDLNIEVPAKLERISPDFDPETRKVEVDFEISKGGFEFRGGLRTELDIKMPDPGGAVVVPKSALLKAYDDTFIVRPDGVRVKVLVLGDTEDGKARVSSRAVKAGEEFLVKP; encoded by the coding sequence ATGAAAACTAGAACAAAGTTGATTGGTAAGGCAGCTGTTTATCTGCTGTTCATGCAGATTGCTTTGATAAGTCATATGTTGCCGAATGCATTTGCTTCAAGTGCCGAAATTTTTAAAGCAGGACAGGCTTCAAGGGTTGTAACTCTGATCGGATTTACCAGACCCAGAGTGGCGATGACGCTAGTCAGCGAAGAGTCGGCCGTATGCACCAAGGTATACTCTGATGTTGGAGACACCATCGGCGAGAGCGGTCGTTTTGCAGAGCTGGACCCCACCTTTATCAAGCTGGAGATTGCCCAGTTACAGGCTGATCTGAAGCGTCTGCGTTCCGATCTGACTTACTACGATAAAGAAGCCAAGCGTTATATCAAGCTGGTTAAGAAGAACACTGCCGCCCAGTCCGAACTGGACCTGCATATTCGTAATTTCGAATCTGCTGAAGCTTTGCTGCGCTCCACCCAGCTCAAGCTGAATGTGGACCGTGAGCATCTACGCCGTTACACCCTGCGTGGGCCAGCAGGATGGCGGGTTATCAAGCGGTACATTGAGCCGGGAGAATGGGTAAATAAAGGTGAGAAAGTCGCCGAACTCGGTAATTTCAAAACTCTGCTTGTACCCTACGCCCTAACCATTCCCGAACTAAAAAAAATCCGTAAATCAGATAATCTCACCCTTAAATTACCCGACCTCAATATTGAAGTGCCAGCCAAACTTGAACGCATTTCGCCTGATTTTGATCCAGAAACCCGTAAGGTTGAAGTTGATTTCGAGATCAGCAAGGGCGGTTTCGAATTCAGGGGCGGCTTAAGGACCGAGTTGGACATTAAAATGCCTGATCCCGGTGGGGCGGTAGTGGTTCCCAAGTCAGCACTGCTCAAAGCATACGATGATACTTTCATAGTTCGTCCTGACGGTGTGAGGGTAAAAGTACTCGTGCTCGGCGATACTGAAGACGGTAAAGCCCGCGTATCCTCAAGGGCAGTAAAAGCAGGCGAAGAGTTTTTAGTTAAACCATAA